Proteins co-encoded in one Crateriforma spongiae genomic window:
- a CDS encoding membrane or secreted protein, producing MSLLSFFAIRRIGHLRSVCRLILSACLVLCVVATGEAQNNAAAPDAVESDGDVSVAEAGDDGEAGFASAIDLLPSTTAGLVRFPSLPDFCASGGETNFGRLLDDPSMKPFREAQRELANKYLDSLDQKIGLKVEDVYDIASGEVVAAWLPYPKEPRRPYAFCVIADIRGRSAAADEVLQQVDADMKVREAQRKDLEHAGETIRVYMPKTKVGQYKIEQIAIWKSEDRVIASDRDTLVTELIDAIQGRAPSDTIGDAELYSTIRSRSEAAIKDDVQRLGDDVPGVPMGVQWYAEPFAMGEIAREAFHVDRRGNVQILELLQNQGFDAIQAAGGTVAIGTGDFDWLHRGVVIAPPTAEDDQRYQLGARILQFPNRPRPEIPDWVGGDTANFMRLSWKVGDAFLALETLVDEAMGSEVFMDTLEDIRRGEDTANVDILNDVVPNLGEEMILLTDNVLPASISSERMLVALELKDAAVIKDSLRRIMQNEPNFTLLESIPDLEVWKYEVTDDDESFEDELFGDFGDFQDVAPAEEEEQQLLTTWAIAVVPATRQGQADYVVFSSHSDLLIETAKRMRKPPADGLNTNTRVQKAVAAMQSLGAEDVAVDRIVRTDLSRRIKYELLRQGELRNSDSVLASLIKRIVDESELQDEPDPIEAKKLPPFKTIQKYFGVAGNFVITTDDGWALCGFVLKQ from the coding sequence ATGTCTCTTTTGTCTTTCTTTGCGATCCGGCGAATCGGTCACCTACGGTCGGTCTGCCGTCTGATCCTTTCGGCATGCTTGGTCCTGTGCGTTGTCGCAACGGGCGAAGCCCAAAACAACGCGGCCGCCCCAGATGCGGTCGAATCCGACGGCGATGTTTCCGTCGCCGAAGCGGGTGATGACGGGGAAGCCGGTTTCGCCTCGGCGATCGATTTGCTGCCCAGCACGACGGCCGGGCTGGTGCGGTTTCCCAGTCTTCCTGATTTCTGTGCATCCGGCGGCGAAACGAATTTCGGGCGGCTGTTGGACGATCCTTCGATGAAACCGTTCCGCGAAGCCCAACGCGAACTGGCCAATAAGTACCTCGATTCTTTGGACCAAAAGATCGGGCTGAAGGTCGAAGACGTCTATGACATCGCATCGGGGGAAGTCGTCGCGGCTTGGTTGCCGTACCCCAAAGAACCGCGTCGACCCTACGCATTCTGTGTGATCGCCGACATTCGCGGTCGCAGTGCCGCCGCCGATGAAGTTCTGCAGCAAGTCGATGCCGATATGAAGGTCCGCGAAGCCCAACGCAAGGATCTGGAACATGCCGGCGAAACGATTCGCGTGTACATGCCGAAAACCAAAGTCGGCCAATACAAGATTGAACAGATCGCGATTTGGAAAAGCGAAGATCGTGTGATCGCGTCTGATCGTGACACGTTGGTGACGGAACTGATCGATGCGATCCAAGGTCGTGCACCGTCGGACACGATCGGCGATGCGGAACTGTATTCAACGATTCGCTCGCGTTCCGAAGCGGCGATCAAGGATGATGTTCAGCGACTGGGCGACGACGTTCCCGGCGTCCCGATGGGCGTGCAGTGGTATGCCGAACCTTTTGCCATGGGCGAAATCGCACGCGAAGCATTTCACGTCGATCGACGTGGCAATGTTCAAATCTTGGAACTGTTGCAGAACCAGGGGTTCGATGCCATTCAGGCGGCCGGCGGAACCGTGGCGATCGGCACCGGTGATTTTGACTGGCTGCACCGTGGCGTCGTGATCGCACCACCGACCGCCGAAGATGATCAACGTTATCAGTTGGGGGCTCGAATCCTGCAGTTTCCGAATCGACCAAGACCGGAAATCCCGGATTGGGTCGGCGGCGACACCGCCAATTTCATGCGGCTTAGCTGGAAAGTTGGTGATGCGTTTCTGGCATTGGAAACGTTGGTCGACGAAGCAATGGGAAGCGAAGTCTTCATGGACACGCTGGAAGACATTCGCCGCGGTGAAGACACCGCAAACGTCGACATCTTGAACGACGTCGTGCCCAACCTGGGCGAAGAAATGATCTTGTTGACCGACAACGTTTTGCCCGCTTCCATTTCATCGGAACGCATGTTGGTTGCGTTGGAACTGAAGGACGCGGCGGTCATCAAGGATTCGCTGCGTCGCATCATGCAAAACGAACCCAATTTCACGTTGTTGGAATCGATTCCCGACCTGGAAGTCTGGAAATACGAAGTCACCGATGACGATGAATCGTTCGAGGACGAATTGTTTGGCGACTTTGGGGACTTCCAAGACGTCGCGCCCGCCGAAGAAGAAGAGCAGCAATTGTTGACGACCTGGGCGATCGCCGTTGTGCCCGCGACTCGCCAAGGCCAAGCGGACTACGTCGTCTTCAGCAGCCATTCAGATTTGCTGATCGAAACCGCCAAACGAATGCGAAAGCCGCCCGCCGATGGTCTGAACACAAATACTCGGGTGCAAAAGGCTGTCGCGGCCATGCAGTCGCTGGGAGCCGAAGACGTGGCGGTCGATCGGATCGTTCGAACCGATCTGTCACGCCGTATCAAATATGAATTGCTTCGCCAAGGAGAGCTGCGAAATAGCGATTCAGTGCTGGCGTCGTTGATCAAGCGAATCGTCGACGAATCGGAATTGCAAGACGAGCCCGACCCGATCGAAGCGAAGAAGTTGCCACCCTTCAAGACGATCCAAAAATACTTTGGTGTCGCCGGTAACTTTGTGATCACCACCGACGACGGTTGGGCATTGTGCGGGTTTGTGCTGAAGCAATAG
- the purB gene encoding adenylosuccinate lyase yields MPNTPPDDGTSLDTYQNPLIQRYASPEMATHWGNTRRFATWRSLWVALAEAEQELGIAITDDQIRQLKQFQDDLNLDVAKDYEKKLRHDVMAHVHAYGDQCPDARGIIHLGATSCFITDNADLVLIRQALRLVARRLAATILRMAEFAQQHRALPCLAFTHFQPAQPTTVGKRCTLWMYDLVLDLVEVEHRLDQLACRSTKGTTGTQASFLELFSGDADKVRQLEKRVSEKLGFEKIYAVTGQTYPRKVDSQILDALSGIGQSLHKIATDLRLLAGRKEVEEPFEKHQIGSSAMAYKRNPMRSERICALSRFVISLQSSPAMTAATQWMERTLDDSANRRLVIPQAFLAIDAALVLMQNVADGMVVYPATIARNLAAELPFMATENILMQAVSAGGDRQELHEQIRVHSQAAAQRVKNEGADNDLLDRLKQDTAFSGIDVDAATDPSAFVGRAPQQVDEFLGDVVGPIRQRYQSESDLSVDVHV; encoded by the coding sequence GTGCCTAACACCCCCCCAGACGACGGTACGTCCTTGGATACCTACCAGAACCCCCTGATCCAGCGTTACGCGTCGCCCGAGATGGCGACGCACTGGGGAAATACCCGCCGTTTTGCGACTTGGCGGTCGTTGTGGGTCGCTTTGGCGGAGGCGGAACAGGAACTGGGCATCGCGATCACCGATGATCAGATTCGCCAGCTGAAACAGTTCCAAGACGATTTGAACCTGGACGTCGCCAAAGACTACGAAAAAAAACTGCGACATGACGTGATGGCGCACGTCCACGCCTATGGCGACCAATGCCCCGACGCCCGGGGGATCATCCACTTGGGCGCGACCAGTTGCTTCATCACCGATAACGCGGACTTGGTGTTGATTCGTCAGGCATTGCGGTTGGTGGCCCGCCGCTTGGCCGCGACGATTCTGCGGATGGCTGAATTCGCCCAACAGCACCGTGCCCTGCCCTGCCTGGCGTTCACCCACTTTCAGCCGGCACAGCCGACGACAGTCGGAAAGCGATGCACGCTGTGGATGTACGACTTGGTGCTGGACTTGGTCGAAGTCGAACATCGCTTGGACCAACTGGCGTGCCGCAGCACCAAAGGCACCACCGGCACCCAAGCCAGCTTTCTAGAACTGTTCAGTGGCGACGCCGACAAAGTCCGGCAATTGGAAAAGCGGGTCTCCGAAAAATTGGGTTTCGAAAAGATTTACGCCGTCACCGGTCAAACCTATCCCCGCAAGGTCGACAGCCAGATTTTGGACGCCCTTTCGGGTATCGGCCAAAGCCTTCACAAGATCGCAACGGACCTGCGACTGTTGGCCGGTCGTAAGGAAGTGGAAGAGCCGTTTGAAAAGCACCAAATCGGCAGCAGCGCCATGGCCTACAAACGCAACCCGATGCGAAGCGAACGGATCTGCGCTTTGTCACGGTTTGTGATCAGCCTGCAAAGCAGCCCTGCGATGACGGCGGCGACGCAGTGGATGGAACGCACCTTGGACGACAGTGCCAATCGACGCTTGGTCATCCCGCAAGCTTTTCTGGCCATCGATGCGGCGTTGGTGCTGATGCAAAACGTCGCCGACGGCATGGTGGTTTATCCGGCAACGATCGCCCGCAATTTGGCCGCCGAACTGCCCTTCATGGCGACCGAGAACATCTTGATGCAAGCGGTGTCGGCCGGCGGCGACCGGCAAGAGCTGCATGAACAGATTCGGGTCCACAGCCAGGCGGCCGCCCAGCGAGTGAAGAACGAAGGCGCCGACAATGATCTGTTGGACCGCCTGAAACAAGACACCGCGTTTTCGGGGATCGATGTCGATGCTGCCACCGACCCGTCGGCTTTTGTCGGGCGGGCTCCGCAGCAAGTCGACGAATTCCTTGGTGACGTCGTCGGTCCGATCCGCCAGCGTTACCAAAGCGAATCCGACCTTAGCGTCGACGTTCACGTTTAA
- the ppk1 gene encoding polyphosphate kinase 1: protein MSASTPRTSKTSKATKKSTKSESKLPVDRFVNRELGWLEFNARVLDQATDPDVPLLERAKFLAITGSNLDEFVMVRVGGLKLQYERNSLSRDPAGMTVSEQLQAVLTRCHLLVGRQGAHFREQLEPELVENGIHRVDLSNCSESTRQDAHRTFVADVLPVLTPHAVFHDRPFPMLQGLSMHLCVRLDGQDPGLGKPVVGPDGETPLWHFAIIPLGRALPRIIQLPSDDGYAYVLLEDLVAHFAAEFFQGRRVLEATPFRITRNADIELREDGAGDLLEGMEEVLEGRRQSDVVRLELAATAGDEMTAFLTETMGVQQRDTFRIDGPLDLTYLFGLSGIKGFGKLKDVPWPPQGTPGIDPANSMFATMGEGDWLLVHPYERFDPVVRLLEEAAGDPDVLAIKQILYRTSKNSPIVAALMKAAQNGKYVSAIVELKARFDEARNIEWAREMEQAGVQVIYGIRGLKTHAKVCVVVRREPEGIRRYIHFGTGNYNEATAKLYSDVSLLTCDEVLGDDATAFFNAVTGASQPQPFELLAAAPLTLRQKVITLIDAETRRAVQGDQAEIIVKLNALVDTEVIDALYRANRAGVKVLLNIRGVCCLKPGIAGLSENIRVVSVVDRYLEHARILYFRHGGDGQLFISSADWMPRNLDRRVELLVPVLDPACREKLFDTLQTYFQDDTNAWVMQPNGQYIRTVPEDPDSAFRSQQRLYEDAVARMKASTDLSRGQFDTQVPRKD, encoded by the coding sequence TTGAGTGCTTCGACCCCACGGACGTCCAAGACGTCGAAAGCCACGAAAAAGTCGACCAAGTCCGAGTCGAAATTGCCGGTCGATCGATTCGTCAATCGCGAACTTGGATGGCTGGAATTCAACGCCAGGGTCTTGGACCAGGCGACCGATCCCGATGTGCCCCTGCTGGAACGGGCAAAGTTTTTGGCCATCACCGGATCCAATCTGGACGAATTTGTGATGGTCCGTGTCGGCGGGCTGAAATTGCAGTACGAACGCAATTCCCTGTCGCGCGATCCCGCCGGTATGACGGTCAGCGAGCAACTGCAAGCGGTGCTGACCCGTTGTCACCTGCTGGTCGGACGCCAGGGGGCTCATTTTCGCGAACAGTTGGAACCGGAACTTGTCGAAAACGGGATCCATCGTGTCGACCTGTCGAATTGTTCCGAAAGCACGCGTCAAGACGCACACCGAACGTTCGTTGCGGATGTCTTGCCGGTCTTGACGCCACACGCGGTTTTTCATGACCGACCGTTCCCGATGCTGCAAGGATTGTCGATGCATCTTTGCGTCCGGCTGGACGGACAGGACCCGGGGCTGGGCAAGCCGGTGGTGGGACCCGACGGCGAAACCCCGTTGTGGCATTTCGCGATCATCCCACTGGGACGCGCTTTGCCGCGAATCATTCAATTGCCCTCGGATGACGGTTATGCGTACGTGTTGCTGGAAGACTTGGTGGCTCACTTCGCCGCAGAGTTTTTTCAGGGCCGTCGCGTTCTGGAAGCCACGCCGTTCCGAATCACGCGCAACGCCGATATCGAACTGCGTGAAGACGGCGCCGGTGACTTGCTTGAGGGCATGGAAGAAGTCCTGGAAGGCCGACGGCAAAGCGACGTTGTGCGGTTGGAATTGGCCGCGACGGCCGGCGATGAAATGACCGCCTTTCTGACCGAAACGATGGGCGTCCAGCAGCGGGACACGTTTCGTATCGATGGTCCGTTGGACCTGACGTATTTGTTCGGCCTAAGCGGCATCAAAGGGTTCGGCAAACTGAAGGACGTTCCTTGGCCGCCCCAGGGGACGCCCGGGATCGATCCCGCAAATTCGATGTTCGCAACGATGGGCGAAGGTGATTGGTTGCTGGTCCATCCGTACGAGCGATTCGATCCGGTGGTGCGTCTGTTGGAGGAAGCGGCTGGAGACCCCGACGTTCTGGCGATCAAGCAAATTTTGTATCGCACCAGTAAGAACAGTCCCATCGTCGCCGCGCTGATGAAGGCCGCTCAAAACGGTAAATACGTCTCGGCGATCGTCGAATTGAAAGCTCGGTTCGATGAAGCACGTAACATCGAATGGGCCCGTGAAATGGAACAGGCCGGGGTGCAGGTGATCTACGGCATTCGCGGTTTGAAAACTCATGCCAAGGTCTGTGTGGTCGTCCGCCGCGAACCGGAAGGCATTCGGCGCTACATCCATTTCGGTACCGGGAATTACAACGAGGCCACCGCGAAACTTTACAGCGATGTTTCGCTGCTGACGTGTGACGAAGTCTTGGGTGACGACGCGACCGCGTTTTTCAATGCCGTCACAGGAGCCAGCCAGCCCCAGCCGTTCGAATTGTTGGCCGCCGCGCCGCTGACGTTGCGACAGAAAGTGATCACGCTGATCGATGCGGAAACACGCCGTGCGGTGCAGGGCGATCAAGCGGAAATCATCGTGAAGCTGAACGCGTTGGTCGACACCGAAGTGATCGATGCGCTTTATCGAGCCAACCGAGCCGGTGTGAAAGTCCTGTTGAACATTCGCGGCGTGTGCTGTCTGAAGCCCGGCATCGCAGGGCTAAGCGAAAATATACGTGTCGTTTCAGTCGTGGATCGCTACTTGGAACATGCCCGAATCTTGTACTTTCGGCACGGCGGCGACGGCCAGTTGTTTATCAGCAGCGCCGATTGGATGCCGCGAAACTTGGATCGGCGCGTGGAATTGTTGGTCCCCGTTCTGGATCCGGCATGTCGTGAGAAGCTGTTTGACACGCTGCAAACTTATTTCCAAGACGACACCAACGCCTGGGTGATGCAGCCCAACGGGCAATACATTCGCACGGTGCCCGAAGATCCAGATTCTGCCTTCCGGTCTCAACAGCGTTTGTACGAGGACGCCGTTGCTCGCATGAAAGCGTCGACAGATCTGTCACGCGGCCAATTCGATACCCAGGTTCCACGGAAAGACTAA
- a CDS encoding c-type cytochrome domain-containing protein has product MMVPQILRFTIAFVMVLGVAGTAAAQDERMPRDDDGRLVDFQRDILPILRDRCLECHNAEEAKNDFRVDDAEEFMYYVEPEDAESSSVFADYMATDDPDMLMPPRSQGGPLSSAELTLMATWINEGAHWPEGVVVRAVDDDTPIEQAIEQAADVALPVASRVWSFQGFFHPATVHFPIALLLVGALFVVLGWRWPTIGTQVPAACLILGALTAVAATAMGWSFATEKGYAGWTRVDFDSEVFWHRWGGVIVTVFACVSAFIAIVALRSDKPHLNKVWKGGLLIVAMMVGMVGHQGGELTYGKDFYPKAFRILLGTSEVDETASGAEETEGESDSEDSPVAATARRPSSTGGDGLLPR; this is encoded by the coding sequence ATGATGGTTCCACAAATCTTACGATTCACAATCGCATTCGTCATGGTCCTGGGGGTCGCGGGGACCGCTGCGGCACAGGACGAACGCATGCCACGCGATGACGACGGGCGTTTGGTGGATTTTCAGCGTGACATTCTGCCGATCCTGCGTGACCGATGTTTGGAGTGTCACAATGCGGAGGAGGCCAAGAACGATTTTCGCGTCGATGACGCGGAGGAGTTCATGTATTACGTCGAGCCGGAGGACGCGGAATCCAGCAGCGTGTTTGCTGATTACATGGCCACCGATGATCCCGACATGTTGATGCCGCCGCGTTCCCAAGGCGGCCCCTTAAGTTCGGCCGAACTGACGTTGATGGCGACGTGGATCAACGAGGGGGCTCATTGGCCCGAGGGCGTGGTCGTCCGTGCGGTCGACGACGACACGCCGATTGAGCAAGCAATTGAACAGGCCGCCGATGTGGCGTTGCCCGTTGCTTCGCGTGTCTGGTCGTTCCAGGGGTTTTTCCACCCCGCGACCGTGCACTTTCCCATCGCGTTGTTGCTGGTCGGTGCGTTGTTTGTCGTGCTGGGGTGGCGTTGGCCGACGATCGGTACTCAGGTTCCCGCGGCGTGCCTAATTTTGGGCGCGTTGACCGCGGTGGCGGCCACGGCCATGGGCTGGTCGTTCGCGACGGAGAAAGGATATGCCGGTTGGACACGAGTGGATTTTGACAGCGAAGTCTTCTGGCATCGCTGGGGCGGTGTGATCGTCACCGTGTTCGCTTGCGTTTCGGCGTTCATCGCCATCGTCGCTTTGCGATCGGACAAGCCGCACTTGAACAAGGTTTGGAAAGGCGGGCTTTTGATTGTCGCCATGATGGTCGGAATGGTCGGTCACCAAGGTGGCGAATTGACGTACGGAAAAGATTTTTATCCCAAAGCGTTTCGTATTCTATTGGGGACTTCCGAGGTGGACGAAACGGCTTCCGGTGCCGAGGAAACCGAGGGCGAATCGGATTCGGAGGATTCACCGGTCGCCGCGACCGCGCGACGCCCATCCTCGACCGGGGGCGACGGTTTGCTGCCTCGTTAG
- a CDS encoding 3'-5' exoribonuclease YhaM family protein, whose product MTSTAPRIAINQLADGQTVAQAFRVADKQIRVNRQGGKYLFLRLADRTGKIVGMMWNVDERVADSFDRADYIHTEGRTQVHNGALQVIVTRLERMDPSEVDPADFEQFDAEQSQRLMARLTEQLGSIEDPQLSRLAQCYLNDGDLMNQLASAAAAVVHHHAFPGGLLRHTVDLMELADFVGNRYESIDRDLLLMGAFLHDLGKMHELSSDGELSYTDRGQMVGHIVIGIQMLGDKIQQIDTPETPFPVDLRYQLEHLIVSHHGEFEYGSPRLPSTMEAVALHHIDNLDAKISSFASVIEQDVSADPRWTNYNPSIGRKLWKK is encoded by the coding sequence GTGACATCGACCGCCCCCCGCATCGCGATCAATCAATTGGCCGACGGCCAGACGGTGGCCCAGGCATTTCGTGTCGCCGACAAGCAAATCCGAGTCAACCGCCAGGGCGGCAAGTATCTGTTCCTGCGTCTGGCCGATCGAACGGGCAAGATCGTGGGCATGATGTGGAACGTCGACGAGAGAGTGGCTGATTCGTTCGACCGGGCCGACTACATCCACACCGAAGGACGAACTCAAGTCCACAACGGTGCGCTGCAAGTCATCGTCACACGGTTGGAACGCATGGATCCGTCGGAGGTCGACCCGGCAGATTTCGAGCAATTCGACGCCGAGCAGTCCCAGCGTTTGATGGCTAGGCTGACCGAACAGTTGGGTTCGATCGAAGACCCTCAACTGTCACGATTGGCCCAGTGCTATCTGAACGACGGTGATCTGATGAACCAATTGGCATCCGCCGCTGCGGCGGTCGTACACCATCACGCGTTCCCCGGCGGGTTGCTGCGTCACACGGTCGACCTGATGGAACTGGCCGACTTCGTTGGCAATCGATACGAATCAATCGATCGCGACCTGTTGTTGATGGGTGCTTTCCTGCACGACTTGGGAAAGATGCACGAATTGTCCAGCGACGGCGAGTTGTCATACACCGATCGTGGCCAAATGGTCGGCCACATCGTGATCGGGATCCAAATGCTGGGCGACAAAATTCAACAAATCGATACACCGGAGACACCGTTCCCGGTGGACTTGCGATATCAATTGGAACACCTGATCGTCAGCCATCACGGCGAATTCGAATACGGCAGCCCACGCTTGCCGTCGACGATGGAAGCGGTAGCGTTGCATCACATTGACAACCTGGACGCCAAGATCAGCAGCTTTGCCAGCGTGATCGAACAAGACGTTTCGGCCGACCCACGCTGGACCAATTACAACCCGTCGATCGGACGAAAATTGTGGAAGAAGTGA
- the queC gene encoding 7-cyano-7-deazaguanine synthase QueC: MVEEVTKRKAVVLLSGGLDSTTCLAIASAEGFAVHGISFRYGQRHQYELDRARAVAEQFGVASHRIVDIDLATFGGSALTDPSIDVPKSASVHGIGEGIPVTYVPARNTVFLSLALAMAETIQARDIFIGVNALDYSGYPDCRPEFIASFEQTANLATKIGVQDGGPIRIHAPLIKLSKAEIIRRGLELGVDYGQTLSCYDPSDGGVACGHCDACLLRQKGFEANGMPDPAPQA, from the coding sequence ATTGTGGAAGAAGTGACCAAACGGAAGGCCGTTGTTTTGCTATCCGGTGGCCTGGACAGCACGACCTGTCTGGCGATCGCATCCGCCGAAGGATTCGCGGTTCACGGAATCAGCTTTCGCTATGGACAACGCCATCAATACGAACTGGATCGGGCACGCGCGGTCGCCGAACAGTTCGGCGTTGCATCGCATCGAATCGTCGACATCGACCTGGCCACGTTCGGCGGATCGGCGTTGACGGACCCATCGATCGATGTCCCCAAGAGCGCTTCGGTGCACGGCATCGGTGAAGGGATCCCGGTGACCTACGTCCCGGCACGCAACACGGTGTTTTTGTCCTTGGCCCTTGCGATGGCCGAAACGATCCAAGCACGCGATATCTTTATCGGCGTCAACGCCCTGGACTACAGCGGCTATCCGGATTGTCGCCCAGAGTTCATCGCGTCGTTTGAACAGACGGCCAACTTGGCGACCAAGATCGGTGTCCAAGACGGCGGGCCGATTCGAATCCACGCACCACTGATCAAGTTGTCCAAAGCCGAGATCATCCGACGCGGTTTGGAACTGGGGGTCGACTACGGACAAACACTTTCGTGTTACGACCCAAGCGACGGGGGCGTCGCCTGCGGACACTGCGATGCGTGCCTGTTACGGCAAAAAGGGTTCGAAGCCAATGGCATGCCCGACCCGGCACCGCAGGCCTAG
- a CDS encoding glycosyltransferase family protein, which yields MLQLEHQWSPRRTTMIGFVVASGVAIVACLLRLSSCYESFWVDELHTAWAIDGDWHQVRGRAALGNQMPVYFWGLWIWKNLFGDSEIALRLTSVLSVAAAAGAMTFSVARHCRSLVAGVASGMVLAVEANATFFATELRPYAVVLLASVFAIDGWFTLIRPDTAAGLDATSGTDATSIGIRRGRAAWQLTIAMVLVVLCQPANFAAVAWLPLTAWAFGRLGTNHEPWLRVSLNDGLRWTLLVAALLAAWQWTLLNSWAHRDHWATFATARSWNQWWHIWPWAGLLIVPLTVSAVLGGIRTTLWRCGFGIALIAMAATTTYWLASWAGWVPLWHRRYFIVVLPMLATVPGCCVASVHHGGWASAWRRLSMPAFRFAMSLVVALASLGWMMWQQRTPSGIARLPRPLVARGEDWRGAIGWLDEQMSPGDTLYVDAGLIEYDAYLQRGLSEGRTASVPGDSGPIAYLTLPVHGPYRVNVGDGEAIEVRPIDRDLLFPLEQLGAPMNSRDRVWILSRRNKSAMKATLRQSIRRSGPFDYRGVRVAGFGNVSVAEIPWLNRPPGRGWLLPWSR from the coding sequence ATGCTTCAGTTGGAACACCAGTGGTCACCGCGACGGACGACGATGATTGGGTTCGTGGTCGCGTCGGGCGTTGCGATTGTGGCATGCCTTTTGAGGCTTTCGTCGTGCTACGAGAGCTTTTGGGTCGATGAACTTCACACCGCTTGGGCCATCGATGGTGATTGGCATCAGGTCCGCGGTCGTGCGGCGCTCGGAAATCAAATGCCCGTTTACTTTTGGGGGCTTTGGATCTGGAAGAACCTGTTCGGTGACAGCGAAATCGCGTTGCGATTGACCAGCGTTCTGTCGGTTGCCGCCGCCGCGGGCGCGATGACGTTCAGCGTCGCCCGGCACTGCCGCAGTCTGGTCGCCGGAGTGGCGTCGGGAATGGTGCTGGCGGTCGAAGCGAACGCAACTTTCTTTGCCACGGAATTGCGTCCCTATGCGGTCGTGTTGTTGGCGTCGGTGTTCGCCATCGACGGTTGGTTCACGCTCATCCGGCCGGATACGGCGGCGGGGCTCGATGCCACGTCTGGAACCGATGCGACATCGATCGGCATCCGGCGGGGCAGGGCGGCTTGGCAATTGACCATCGCCATGGTGCTGGTCGTGTTGTGCCAGCCCGCCAACTTTGCCGCGGTCGCTTGGTTGCCATTGACGGCATGGGCGTTTGGTCGTCTAGGAACCAACCACGAGCCCTGGTTGCGTGTATCGCTGAATGATGGATTGCGATGGACGCTGTTGGTCGCCGCCTTGCTGGCTGCCTGGCAATGGACACTGTTGAATTCTTGGGCACACCGTGACCACTGGGCGACGTTTGCCACGGCGCGATCTTGGAACCAGTGGTGGCACATCTGGCCGTGGGCGGGGCTGTTGATCGTTCCATTGACCGTTTCGGCGGTTCTCGGTGGAATTCGAACAACGTTGTGGCGGTGTGGGTTTGGGATCGCCTTGATTGCGATGGCGGCAACGACAACGTACTGGCTGGCATCATGGGCCGGCTGGGTTCCGCTTTGGCATCGTCGCTATTTCATCGTCGTCCTGCCGATGTTGGCAACCGTGCCGGGGTGCTGTGTGGCATCAGTTCATCACGGTGGATGGGCGTCGGCATGGCGGCGACTGTCGATGCCCGCGTTTCGCTTTGCGATGTCATTGGTTGTGGCGTTGGCCAGTTTGGGATGGATGATGTGGCAGCAGCGGACACCGTCGGGCATCGCTCGTTTGCCGCGTCCTTTGGTGGCACGTGGGGAAGACTGGCGTGGGGCGATCGGCTGGCTGGACGAACAGATGAGTCCGGGGGACACGTTGTATGTGGATGCGGGGCTGATCGAATACGACGCGTATTTGCAGCGAGGGTTATCCGAAGGCAGGACCGCGTCCGTGCCAGGGGATTCCGGTCCGATCGCCTATTTGACGTTGCCGGTTCACGGTCCGTATCGGGTGAATGTCGGCGACGGCGAAGCGATTGAAGTGCGTCCCATTGATCGCGATTTGCTGTTCCCATTGGAACAACTGGGGGCACCGATGAATTCCCGTGATCGTGTGTGGATTCTGTCCCGTCGAAACAAGTCCGCGATGAAAGCCACGTTGCGTCAATCGATCCGTCGTAGCGGGCCGTTCGATTACCGTGGCGTCCGCGTTGCGGGATTCGGCAACGTTTCGGTCGCCGAAATTCCTTGGTTGAATCGGCCGCCTGGACGGGGCTGGCTGCTGCCCTGGTCGCGATAG